A genomic segment from Vicia villosa cultivar HV-30 ecotype Madison, WI unplaced genomic scaffold, Vvil1.0 ctg.002598F_1_1, whole genome shotgun sequence encodes:
- the LOC131639347 gene encoding embryo-specific protein ATS3B-like, which yields MKITLILTFSIIFVLSQTTQTFITQPQMNQSSIQLQNETRKSGGSCNYKVSITISCNSPPHTTDEISILFGDNNASEVYVQRLDDPDYGTIFEPCTTIVFEILGPCIGKICKMYLFRNGSDGWIPETVTVYHYDYPPVVFNYNIDIPQDAGYGYNNCNNKV from the exons ATGAAAATTACCCTAATTCTCACATTCTCCATCATCTTTGTCCTCTCCCAGACAACACAAACATTTATCACTCAACCTCAAATGAATCAATCTTCCATCCAGCTGCAA AATGAAACTAGAAAGAGTGGTGGTAGCTGCAATTACAAAGTTAGCATAACGATAAGCTGCAATTCTCCACCACATACAACTGATGAAATCAGTATTTTATTTGGAGATAATAATGCTTCCGAG GTTTATGTTCAAAGATTGGATGATCCTGATTACGGGACAATATTCGAGCCATGCACGACGATTGTATTTGAGATATTGGGACCATGTATTGGAAAAATCTGCAAAATGTATCTATTCAGAAATGGATCAGATGGTTGGATACCAGAGACTGTCACTGTGTATCATTATGATTACCCTCCTGTCGTATTTAACTACAACATTGATATTCCTCAAGATGCTGGCTATGGCTACAATAATTGTAATAATAAGGTTTAG
- the LOC131639339 gene encoding embryo-specific protein ATS3B-like, whose amino-acid sequence MKILALILTFSIMFVFSQTTPTFITQSQMNQSSIQLQNETGKSGGSCNYKVSIKTSCNSPPHTTDEISILFGDNNASEVYVQRLDDPDYGTTFEQCATIEFEILGPCIGKICKMYLFRNGTDGWIPESVTAYHYDYPPVVFNYNIDIPLDAGYGYNNCNNKV is encoded by the exons ATGAAAATTCTTGCATTAATTCTCACATTCTCCATCATGTTTGTCTTCTCTCAGACAACACCAACATTTATCACTCAATCTCAAATGAATCAATCTTCCATCCAGCTACAA AATGAAACTGGAAAGAGTGGTGGTAGCTGCAATTACAAAGTTAGCATAAAGACAAGCTGCAATTCTCCACCACATACAACTGATGAAATCAGTATATTATTTGGAGACAATAATGCGTCTGAG GTTTATGTTCAAAGACTGGATGATCCTGATTACGGGACAACATTCGAGCAATGCGCGACGATTGAATTTGAGATATTGGGACCATGTATTGGAAAAATCTGCAAAATGTATCTATTTAGAAATGGAACAGATGGTTGGATACCAGAGAGTGTCACTGCATATCACTATGATTACCCTCCTGTCGTATTTAACTACAACATTGATATTCCTCTGGATGCTGGCTATGGCTACAATAACTGTAATAATAAGGTTTAG